A single region of the Ancylobacter novellus DSM 506 genome encodes:
- a CDS encoding M16 family metallopeptidase produces MSADTPAGPRITKLDSGVTVVTDAMPHLATASLGIWAGAGSRDEEPDEHGISHLLEHMAFKGTKRRSARAIAEEIEAVGGDINAATSVEHTTYNARVLAEDVPLAIDVLSDILAEPAFDPEELTREHNVIVQEIGAALDTPDDLVFDLFQERAFPGQPIGRSILGTPQSVRSFGPDRLRAYLARNYRAPKLIVAAAGAVDHDSIVAEVDRRLGGFGREDKPAPVAGHYQGGVEIGGGRDLEQAHLLIGLPGLSYRDPGFHALQVFTNVLGGGMSSRLFQEVREARGLCYAVYSFHWGYADTGLFGVYAGTDGGDVDELVDVVVDEIAGAIDTMTEVELARSKAQAKVGLLAALESSGARADQLARQMLAFGRPIPLEEIVAKVEAVTLEGAKAAGRALIARGRPTFAALGPAKPLESAARIAERLSAA; encoded by the coding sequence GTGAGTGCCGATACGCCGGCAGGCCCGCGCATCACCAAGCTCGACTCCGGTGTCACCGTCGTCACCGACGCGATGCCCCACCTCGCCACCGCCTCGCTCGGCATCTGGGCCGGCGCCGGCTCGCGCGACGAGGAGCCGGACGAGCACGGCATCTCGCACCTTCTCGAGCACATGGCGTTCAAGGGCACGAAGCGCCGCTCCGCCCGCGCCATCGCCGAGGAGATCGAGGCGGTCGGCGGTGACATCAACGCTGCCACCAGTGTCGAGCACACCACCTACAATGCCCGCGTGCTGGCCGAGGACGTGCCGCTCGCCATCGACGTGCTGTCCGACATCCTCGCCGAGCCGGCCTTCGATCCGGAGGAGCTGACGCGCGAGCACAATGTCATCGTGCAGGAGATCGGCGCCGCGCTCGACACGCCGGACGATCTCGTCTTCGACCTGTTCCAGGAGCGCGCCTTCCCCGGCCAGCCGATCGGTCGCTCCATCCTCGGCACGCCGCAGAGCGTGCGCTCCTTCGGCCCGGACCGGCTGCGCGCCTATCTCGCGCGCAACTACCGCGCGCCGAAGCTGATCGTCGCCGCCGCCGGCGCGGTCGACCACGATTCCATCGTCGCCGAGGTGGACCGGCGCCTTGGCGGCTTCGGCCGCGAGGACAAGCCGGCGCCGGTGGCGGGGCATTACCAGGGCGGCGTCGAGATCGGCGGCGGGCGTGACCTTGAGCAGGCGCATCTCCTGATCGGCCTGCCGGGCCTGTCCTACCGCGATCCCGGCTTCCACGCGCTGCAGGTGTTCACCAACGTGCTGGGCGGGGGCATGTCCTCGCGCCTGTTCCAGGAGGTGCGCGAGGCGCGCGGCCTCTGCTACGCGGTCTATTCCTTCCACTGGGGCTATGCCGACACGGGCCTGTTCGGCGTCTATGCCGGCACCGATGGCGGCGACGTCGACGAGCTGGTCGACGTGGTAGTGGATGAGATCGCCGGCGCCATCGACACCATGACCGAGGTCGAGCTCGCCCGCTCCAAGGCGCAGGCCAAGGTAGGGCTGTTGGCGGCGCTGGAGAGCTCCGGCGCGCGCGCCGACCAGCTCGCCCGGCAGATGCTCGCCTTCGGCCGGCCGATCCCGCTGGAGGAGATCGTCGCCAAGGTCGAGGCGGTGACGCTGGAGGGCGCCAAGGCGGCGGGCAGGGCGCTGATCGCGCGCGGCCGGCCGACCTTTGCGGCGCTCGGCCCTGCAAAGCCTCTTGAATCGGCGGCGCGCATCGCGGAACGTCTATCCGCAGCATAA
- a CDS encoding GNAT family N-acetyltransferase yields the protein MALFRTVSWHEPPSLIEGERVVLRMPQMSDFTAWASLREESRGFLTPWEPIWPPYDLTRGSFRRRMRRYARDVREDSAYPFLVFRRTDRALLGGLSLSNVRRGVTQTASLGYWMGAPHAGKGYMSAAVRALLPFAHGTLGLRRIEAACLPHNEPSIKLLERTGFRREGYGREYLCINGVWQDHLLYARLGSDPIAPVAGIAAPSLVPFESGKELNGDG from the coding sequence ATGGCCCTGTTCCGCACTGTTTCCTGGCATGAGCCGCCGTCGCTCATCGAAGGCGAGCGGGTGGTGCTGCGCATGCCGCAGATGTCGGATTTCACCGCCTGGGCGTCCCTGCGCGAGGAAAGCCGCGGCTTCCTCACGCCGTGGGAGCCGATCTGGCCGCCCTATGACCTCACCCGCGGCTCCTTCCGCCGCCGCATGCGCCGCTATGCGCGCGACGTGCGCGAGGACAGCGCCTATCCCTTCCTCGTCTTCCGCCGTACCGACCGGGCGCTGCTCGGCGGGCTGTCGCTGTCCAATGTGCGGCGCGGTGTCACCCAGACGGCGAGTCTGGGCTACTGGATGGGCGCGCCCCACGCCGGCAAGGGCTATATGAGCGCGGCGGTGCGAGCGCTGCTGCCCTTCGCCCATGGCACGCTGGGACTGCGGCGCATCGAGGCGGCCTGCCTGCCGCACAACGAGCCCTCGATAAAGCTCTTGGAGCGCACCGGCTTCCGTCGCGAGGGTTATGGCCGGGAATATCTCTGCATCAACGGCGTCTGGCAGGACCACCTGCTCTATGCCCGCCTCGGCAGCGACCCCATCGCACCGGTGGCGGGTATCGCCGCGCCTAGTTTAGTGCCGTTCGAAAGTGGAAAAGAGTTGAACGGAGACGGCTAG
- a CDS encoding (2Fe-2S)-binding protein — protein sequence MIVCSCNVLSDRQIRNAVTETQAVRTAGQVYRCLGCSAQCGRCARTIRKLIDDVNASACGGCARECPVSAHAMPAE from the coding sequence ATGATCGTCTGCTCGTGTAATGTGCTGTCCGACCGTCAGATCCGCAACGCGGTGACGGAGACGCAGGCCGTGCGCACGGCGGGTCAGGTCTATCGCTGCCTCGGCTGCTCGGCCCAGTGCGGCCGCTGCGCCCGCACCATCCGCAAGCTCATCGACGACGTGAACGCCTCCGCCTGCGGCGGCTGCGCCCGCGAATGTCCGGTCTCCGCCCACGCCATGCCGGCGGAGTGA